The Collinsella aerofaciens genomic sequence CGGGGAATTTTGACAGCAATGCCCCGGCACGGTATACGCGCTCAAACGGGACTATGCAGTTGTTAATGGAAAGCAAATGCCTGGGCGGCCTTAGATCTCGCGCAGGGTGTTGAGAATCGTACGCAGCGACGCATACATCTGCTCGCGCTGCTCCACACCCATAGCCTTACCGGTGGTATCGAGCACCTCGCGAATGATGCGGTCCGCCTCGCTCATGCTCTCGCCGCCCAGAGCGGTCAGGCGCACCGGAGCACGATACTTAACGGCGGCATCGCCCGAATCATCGACCTCGACGTAGCCGCCCTCCTCCAGATGCGCGAGCGTACGCGAGACGGCGGCGCGGGTCACGCCTGCCATGCGAGCCAGGTCAGCGCCAGTCAGGCCGTCCTTGCTGCGCTCAAGATAGTACAGGCACATCACGTCGGAGCCCTTGAGGCCCAGCCTTGCGCCCTCGGATGTCTTAATGCGCTGGATCTCCTTGTAGAGCCCACTGATCAGTCCGACAAAGTCCTCGAAACGTGTCTCGTCGTTCTGCTGCATGGGAGACGACCGCCTTTCGCTTGCATAATGCTTACGGGTAAACATCTTAGTCGCATAAGGCGACACCCGTACCCAAATACCCCATTTGTTAACCCATCAACATAAAAACCACCACAAAGGGGACAGGCACCTTTGTGGTGGTTTTGACCGGCGAACATGATCCGCAGA encodes the following:
- a CDS encoding MarR family transcriptional regulator, which translates into the protein MQQNDETRFEDFVGLISGLYKEIQRIKTSEGARLGLKGSDVMCLYYLERSKDGLTGADLARMAGVTRAAVSRTLAHLEEGGYVEVDDSGDAAVKYRAPVRLTALGGESMSEADRIIREVLDTTGKAMGVEQREQMYASLRTILNTLREI